From one Symbiobacterium terraclitae genomic stretch:
- the thrS gene encoding threonine--tRNA ligase, whose product MSSVVHVTLPDGSVREYPQGITIAEAVAQIGRGLAKAALAAKVDGKLVDLSARLNQDCHLQVLTFKDEEGREVFRHTSTHIMAQAVKRLFPEAKLTVGPPLENSFYYDFDLPRPLTTEDLAAIEAEMAKIVEADYPIVRQEVSREEAKAFFAARGEDYKPLLVDKIPEGEVVSMYTQGEFTDLCVGPHLPSTGRVKAFKLLSVAGAYWEGKQENKQLQRVYGTSFESKKDLEQYLFQLEEAKRRDHRKLGPELGLFRFEEIAPGFAYWLDKGYKIYRELENWSRSLQAELGYEEVRCPWIVSSKLYETSGHWYHYRENMFTLKSEDQDFAIKPMNCPNHCVVYKSQLRSYRDLPLKMAEYGPLSRYEASGTLHGLLRVRGMHQDDAHLFVRPDQIEEQIREVIGLVDTIYGALGLPYEIKLSTRPEDFMGEIELWNEAEAALARALESMGRTYKLNPGDGAFYGPKLDFDVTDALGRKWQCATVQLDFQFPIKFDLTYVGEDGKEHRPVMIHRAIMGTLERFIGILTEHYAGNFPAWMAPVQARVLPITDRHHEYAAQVVATLKAAGLRVENDTRNEKIGYKIREAEMQKIPYILVVGDKEAEAGAVAVRRRGMKDLGAMPLPDFLKLAQDEIASKAMDEACRKAVSGTKE is encoded by the coding sequence ATGTCCAGCGTCGTGCACGTCACCCTGCCCGACGGCAGCGTGCGGGAGTACCCGCAGGGGATCACCATCGCCGAGGCCGTGGCCCAGATCGGGCGGGGCCTGGCCAAGGCGGCCCTGGCCGCCAAGGTGGACGGCAAGCTCGTCGACCTGTCTGCCCGGCTCAACCAGGACTGCCACCTGCAGGTCCTCACCTTCAAGGACGAGGAGGGCCGCGAGGTCTTCCGCCACACCTCCACCCACATCATGGCTCAGGCGGTGAAGCGCCTCTTCCCCGAGGCGAAGCTCACCGTGGGCCCGCCCCTGGAGAACTCCTTCTACTACGACTTCGACCTGCCCCGGCCGCTGACCACCGAGGACCTGGCCGCGATCGAGGCCGAGATGGCCAAGATCGTCGAGGCCGACTACCCCATCGTCCGCCAGGAGGTCAGCCGGGAGGAGGCCAAGGCCTTCTTCGCCGCCCGGGGCGAGGACTACAAGCCGCTGCTGGTCGACAAGATCCCTGAGGGCGAGGTCGTGTCGATGTACACGCAGGGCGAGTTCACCGACCTCTGCGTCGGCCCGCACCTGCCCTCGACCGGCCGGGTGAAGGCGTTCAAGCTGTTGAGCGTCGCCGGCGCGTACTGGGAGGGCAAACAGGAGAACAAGCAGCTGCAGCGGGTCTACGGCACCTCGTTCGAGTCCAAGAAGGACCTGGAGCAGTATCTCTTCCAGCTGGAGGAGGCCAAGCGGCGTGACCACCGCAAGCTGGGTCCGGAGCTGGGCCTGTTCCGGTTCGAGGAGATCGCCCCCGGCTTCGCCTACTGGCTCGACAAGGGCTACAAGATCTACCGGGAGCTGGAGAACTGGAGCCGGAGCCTGCAGGCCGAGCTGGGCTACGAGGAGGTCCGCTGCCCCTGGATCGTCTCCTCCAAGCTCTACGAGACCTCCGGCCACTGGTATCACTACCGTGAGAACATGTTCACCCTGAAGTCCGAGGACCAGGACTTCGCCATCAAGCCCATGAACTGCCCGAACCACTGCGTCGTCTACAAGAGCCAGCTCCGCTCCTACCGCGACCTGCCGCTCAAGATGGCGGAGTACGGCCCGCTCTCCCGCTACGAGGCCTCCGGGACCCTGCACGGCCTCCTGCGGGTACGGGGCATGCACCAGGACGACGCCCACCTCTTCGTCCGGCCGGACCAGATCGAGGAGCAGATCCGTGAGGTGATCGGCCTGGTCGACACCATCTACGGCGCCCTGGGCCTGCCCTACGAGATCAAGCTCTCCACCCGGCCCGAGGATTTCATGGGCGAGATCGAGCTCTGGAACGAGGCCGAGGCCGCGCTGGCCCGGGCGCTGGAGTCCATGGGCCGCACCTACAAGCTGAACCCCGGCGACGGCGCCTTCTACGGCCCGAAGCTGGACTTCGACGTCACCGACGCCCTGGGCCGCAAGTGGCAGTGCGCCACGGTGCAGCTGGACTTCCAGTTCCCGATCAAGTTCGACCTCACCTATGTCGGCGAGGACGGCAAGGAGCACCGGCCCGTGATGATCCACCGGGCGATCATGGGCACGCTGGAGCGGTTCATCGGCATCCTCACCGAGCACTACGCCGGCAACTTCCCGGCCTGGATGGCGCCGGTGCAGGCCCGGGTGCTGCCGATCACCGACCGGCACCACGAGTACGCCGCCCAGGTGGTCGCGACGCTCAAGGCCGCTGGCCTGCGGGTGGAGAACGACACCCGCAACGAGAAGATCGGCTACAAGATCCGCGAGGCCGAGATGCAGAAGATCCCCTATATCCTGGTCGTGGGCGACAAGGAGGCCGAGGCCGGCGCCGTGGCGGTGCGCCGCCGGGGCATGAAGGACCTGGGGGCCATGCCGCTTCCGGACTTCCTGAAGCTGGCGCAGGACGAGATCGCCTCCAAGGCCATGGACGAGGCCTGCCGCAAGGCGGTCTCCGGCACGAAGGAGTAG